A genomic window from Scatophagus argus isolate fScaArg1 chromosome 17, fScaArg1.pri, whole genome shotgun sequence includes:
- the fam133b gene encoding protein FAM133 isoform X3 translates to MGKRDNRVAYINPIAAARARGPATTSGPTIQDYLSRPRPTWEELKEQLEKKKKGSRALADFEDKMNDKWRKELAKNREKLMGGSDKDKEKDKKTTEKEKEEKKEKKEKKKKEKKKSSRHSSSSSSSSSSDSSSSSSSESEDEDEKKIVKKKRKRKKSSARRASDSSEEESDAESKKKKKRTKEEGEKDKDEKGRKRKRKAERSYKDSSSESSVDSEGEDVCRYLNLEDGVPRENPRRHRENMQTPHRRTQTGIQTWNPLAMRRQC, encoded by the exons ATGGGCAAGAGAGACAATCGAGTG GCTTACATTAACCCCATTGCTGCTGCAAGAGCCAGGGGACCGGCAACGACCTCTGGACCAACCATACAGGATTATTTGAGCAGACCTCGACCAACATG GGAAGAGTTaaaggagcagctggagaagaagaagaaaggctcTCGAGCCCTGGCTGACTTTGAGGACAAAATGAACGAT AAATGGAGGAAAGAACTGGCCAAAAACCGAGAGAAGTTAATGGGTGGAAGTgacaaagataaagaaaaagacaaaaagacaacagaaaaggaaaaagaggagaagaaagagaaaaaagag aaaaagaagaaggagaagaagaaatccAGCAGG cattcttcatcttcctcctcctcatcgaGTTCTGattcctccagcagctcctcctcagaATCTGAAGACGAG gATGAAAAGAAGATTGTGAAGAAAAAACGAAAGAGAAAGAAGTCATCAGCCAGGAGAGCATCAGACAGTTCAGAGGAAGAATCTGATGCAGAAAGCAag aagaaaaagaaaagaactaaGGAAGAAGGGGAGAAAGATAAG gaCGAAAAGGGCCgtaaaagaaaaaggaaggcCGAGCGAAGTTATAAAGACTCCTCTTCAGAGTCCTCTGTGGACTCTGAGGGAGAGGACGTA TGTAGATATCTGAACTTGGAAGatggagtacccagagaaaacccacgcaggcacagggagaacatgcaaactccacacagaaggacccagaccgggattcaaacctggaaccctcttgctatgaggcggcagtgctaa
- the fam133b gene encoding protein FAM133 isoform X4, translating to MGKRDNRVAYINPIAAARARGPATTSGPTIQDYLSRPRPTWEELKEQLEKKKKGSRALADFEDKMNDKWRKELAKNREKLMGGSDKDKEKDKKTTEKEKEEKKEKKEKKKKEKKKSSRHSSSSSSSSSSDSSSSSSSESEDEDEKKIVKKKRKRKKSSARRASDSSEEESDAESKKKKKRTKEEGEKDKDEKGRKRKRKAERSYKDSSSESSVDSEGEDVAEVKKKKRSSEEKEKITVSHLLSSSELECSQGDLSDDYGKD from the exons ATGGGCAAGAGAGACAATCGAGTG GCTTACATTAACCCCATTGCTGCTGCAAGAGCCAGGGGACCGGCAACGACCTCTGGACCAACCATACAGGATTATTTGAGCAGACCTCGACCAACATG GGAAGAGTTaaaggagcagctggagaagaagaagaaaggctcTCGAGCCCTGGCTGACTTTGAGGACAAAATGAACGAT AAATGGAGGAAAGAACTGGCCAAAAACCGAGAGAAGTTAATGGGTGGAAGTgacaaagataaagaaaaagacaaaaagacaacagaaaaggaaaaagaggagaagaaagagaaaaaagag aaaaagaagaaggagaagaagaaatccAGCAGG cattcttcatcttcctcctcctcatcgaGTTCTGattcctccagcagctcctcctcagaATCTGAAGACGAG gATGAAAAGAAGATTGTGAAGAAAAAACGAAAGAGAAAGAAGTCATCAGCCAGGAGAGCATCAGACAGTTCAGAGGAAGAATCTGATGCAGAAAGCAag aagaaaaagaaaagaactaaGGAAGAAGGGGAGAAAGATAAG gaCGAAAAGGGCCgtaaaagaaaaaggaaggcCGAGCGAAGTTATAAAGACTCCTCTTCAGAGTCCTCTGTGGACTCTGAGGGAGAGGACGTA GCTGAagttaagaagaaaaagagaagtagtgaggaaaaagagaaaatcacaGTGAGCCATTTACTTTCTTCCTCTGAGTTAGAGTGCAGCCAGGGAGATTTATCTGATGACTACGGAAAAGACTAA
- the fam133b gene encoding protein FAM133 isoform X5: MGKRDNRVAYINPIAAARARGPATTSGPTIQDYLSRPRPTWEELKEQLEKKKKGSRALADFEDKMNDKWRKELAKNREKLMGGSDKDKEKDKKTTEKEKEEKKEKKEKKKKEKKKSSRHSSSSSSSSSSDSSSSSSSESEDEDEKKIVKKKRKRKKSSARRASDSSEEESDAESKKKKKRTKEEGEKDKDEKGRKRKRKAERSYKDSSSESSVDSEGEDVDKSKKKRKKKHKKHGRKKKKKAASQSDSDRD; encoded by the exons ATGGGCAAGAGAGACAATCGAGTG GCTTACATTAACCCCATTGCTGCTGCAAGAGCCAGGGGACCGGCAACGACCTCTGGACCAACCATACAGGATTATTTGAGCAGACCTCGACCAACATG GGAAGAGTTaaaggagcagctggagaagaagaagaaaggctcTCGAGCCCTGGCTGACTTTGAGGACAAAATGAACGAT AAATGGAGGAAAGAACTGGCCAAAAACCGAGAGAAGTTAATGGGTGGAAGTgacaaagataaagaaaaagacaaaaagacaacagaaaaggaaaaagaggagaagaaagagaaaaaagag aaaaagaagaaggagaagaagaaatccAGCAGG cattcttcatcttcctcctcctcatcgaGTTCTGattcctccagcagctcctcctcagaATCTGAAGACGAG gATGAAAAGAAGATTGTGAAGAAAAAACGAAAGAGAAAGAAGTCATCAGCCAGGAGAGCATCAGACAGTTCAGAGGAAGAATCTGATGCAGAAAGCAag aagaaaaagaaaagaactaaGGAAGAAGGGGAGAAAGATAAG gaCGAAAAGGGCCgtaaaagaaaaaggaaggcCGAGCGAAGTTATAAAGACTCCTCTTCAGAGTCCTCTGTGGACTCTGAGGGAGAGGACGTA GACAAAtcgaagaagaagaggaaaaagaagcacAAGAAACAcggcagaaaaaagaaaaagaaggcagCATCTCAGTCGGACTCCGACCGTGACTAG
- the cdk6 gene encoding cyclin-dependent kinase 6 isoform X2 yields MKQILQITCVHLQTRIHTHTHAQHLALKHVNPGESRCSLSHVQVLIHNTNQMPPCSHACSLLSYFSAAHAQGWWHKSGCCKSDKLGGPAQEVWRSSGAGEAISSLKQSGEQRAARGGTAGVRNGGLCGAEQRMRMVVTLWYRAPEVLLQSSYATPVDLWSVGCIFAEMFRRRPLFRGNSDVDQLGKIFDVVGVPSAEDWPQEVALPQSAFTPRPPKPIENLVPDMDEQGRALLMQFLAFNPSRRISAFAALSHPYFQSVDSLSRSVYAAQPIPSNKPTIEERTA; encoded by the exons atgaaacaaatacTGCAGATAACTTGCGTACATTTGCAgacacgtatacacacacacacaca cgcacagcACTTGGCACTGAAGCACGTGAATCCAGGCGAAAGCAGGTGCTCACTTAGTCACGTGCAAGTGCTCATACATAACACAAACCAAATGCCCCCATGCTCACATGCATGCAGCCTATTGTCATACTTCTCTGCTGCGCATGCACAGGGCTGGTGGCACAAGTCCGGATGTTGCAAGTCAGACAAGCTTGGAGGTCCGGCCCAGGAGGTCTGGAGGTCCTCTGGGGCAGGAGAAGCCATTTCCTCCCTGAAGCAGAGTGGGGAGCAGCGAGCAGCA AGAGGAGGAACTGCAGGAGTGCGAAATGGAGGGCTATGTGGAGCAGAACAGAGAATGAGAATG GTGGTGACACTATGGTACAGAGCCCCAGAGGTGCTGCTCCAATCCAGTTACGCCACCCCAGTGGACCTGTGGAGTGTCGGCTGCATCTTCGCTGAGATGTTCAGGAGAAG ACCGTTATTTCGAGGAAATTCAGATGTTGATCAGCTGGGAAAGATTTTTGA TGTTGTTGGGGTACCTTCAGCAGAAGACTGGCCTCAGGAAGTGGCCCTACCACAGAGTGCCTTCACCCCCCGACCCCCTAAGCCGATAGAGAACTTGGTTCCAGACATGGACGAGCAAGGACGGGCTCTCTTAATG CAATTCCTCGCCTTCAATCCCTCCAGGAGGATATCGGCCTTTGCTGCGCTGAGCCACCCCTACTTTCAAAGTGTGGACAGCCTCAGTAGGAGTGTGTATGCAGCCCAGCCTATCCCCAGCAACAAGCCCACTATAGAGGAGAGGACTGCCTGA
- the fam133b gene encoding protein FAM133 isoform X1 translates to MGKRDNRVAYINPIAAARARGPATTSGPTIQDYLSRPRPTWEELKEQLEKKKKGSRALADFEDKMNDKWRKELAKNREKLMGGSDKDKEKDKKTTEKEKEEKKEKKEKKKKEKKKSSRHSSSSSSSSSSDSSSSSSSESEDEDEKKIVKKKRKRKKSSARRASDSSEEESDAESKKKKKRTKEEGEKDKDEKGRKRKRKAERSYKDSSSESSVDSEGEDVAEVKKKKRSSEEKEKITDKSKKKRKKKHKKHGRKKKKKAASQSDSDRD, encoded by the exons ATGGGCAAGAGAGACAATCGAGTG GCTTACATTAACCCCATTGCTGCTGCAAGAGCCAGGGGACCGGCAACGACCTCTGGACCAACCATACAGGATTATTTGAGCAGACCTCGACCAACATG GGAAGAGTTaaaggagcagctggagaagaagaagaaaggctcTCGAGCCCTGGCTGACTTTGAGGACAAAATGAACGAT AAATGGAGGAAAGAACTGGCCAAAAACCGAGAGAAGTTAATGGGTGGAAGTgacaaagataaagaaaaagacaaaaagacaacagaaaaggaaaaagaggagaagaaagagaaaaaagag aaaaagaagaaggagaagaagaaatccAGCAGG cattcttcatcttcctcctcctcatcgaGTTCTGattcctccagcagctcctcctcagaATCTGAAGACGAG gATGAAAAGAAGATTGTGAAGAAAAAACGAAAGAGAAAGAAGTCATCAGCCAGGAGAGCATCAGACAGTTCAGAGGAAGAATCTGATGCAGAAAGCAag aagaaaaagaaaagaactaaGGAAGAAGGGGAGAAAGATAAG gaCGAAAAGGGCCgtaaaagaaaaaggaaggcCGAGCGAAGTTATAAAGACTCCTCTTCAGAGTCCTCTGTGGACTCTGAGGGAGAGGACGTA GCTGAagttaagaagaaaaagagaagtagtgaggaaaaagagaaaatcaca GACAAAtcgaagaagaagaggaaaaagaagcacAAGAAACAcggcagaaaaaagaaaaagaaggcagCATCTCAGTCGGACTCCGACCGTGACTAG
- the fam133b gene encoding protein FAM133 isoform X2: protein MGKRDNRVAYINPIAAARARGPATTSGPTIQDYLSRPRPTWEELKEQLEKKKKGSRALADFEDKMNDKWRKELAKNREKLMGGSDKDKEKDKKTTEKEKEEKKEKKEKKKKEKKKSSRHSSSSSSSSSSDSSSSSSSESEDEDEKKIVKKKRKRKKSSARRASDSSEEESDAESKKKKRTKEEGEKDKDEKGRKRKRKAERSYKDSSSESSVDSEGEDVAEVKKKKRSSEEKEKITDKSKKKRKKKHKKHGRKKKKKAASQSDSDRD, encoded by the exons ATGGGCAAGAGAGACAATCGAGTG GCTTACATTAACCCCATTGCTGCTGCAAGAGCCAGGGGACCGGCAACGACCTCTGGACCAACCATACAGGATTATTTGAGCAGACCTCGACCAACATG GGAAGAGTTaaaggagcagctggagaagaagaagaaaggctcTCGAGCCCTGGCTGACTTTGAGGACAAAATGAACGAT AAATGGAGGAAAGAACTGGCCAAAAACCGAGAGAAGTTAATGGGTGGAAGTgacaaagataaagaaaaagacaaaaagacaacagaaaaggaaaaagaggagaagaaagagaaaaaagag aaaaagaagaaggagaagaagaaatccAGCAGG cattcttcatcttcctcctcctcatcgaGTTCTGattcctccagcagctcctcctcagaATCTGAAGACGAG gATGAAAAGAAGATTGTGAAGAAAAAACGAAAGAGAAAGAAGTCATCAGCCAGGAGAGCATCAGACAGTTCAGAGGAAGAATCTGATGCAGAAAGCAag aaaaagaaaagaactaaGGAAGAAGGGGAGAAAGATAAG gaCGAAAAGGGCCgtaaaagaaaaaggaaggcCGAGCGAAGTTATAAAGACTCCTCTTCAGAGTCCTCTGTGGACTCTGAGGGAGAGGACGTA GCTGAagttaagaagaaaaagagaagtagtgaggaaaaagagaaaatcaca GACAAAtcgaagaagaagaggaaaaagaagcacAAGAAACAcggcagaaaaaagaaaaagaaggcagCATCTCAGTCGGACTCCGACCGTGACTAG
- the LOC124075213 gene encoding progranulin-like, translating into MLRVTLCLFVGAFVWPFASCSITCPDGNVCSETSTCCLTRDGYSCCPYPKAVCCSDLAHCCPSGFSCNLLTQHCEKKDQPWMNIPMVKKEAAEEPNPPAPSVSPLEELKNNQKSSVVHCDNYYVCPDGTTCCRHPKGGFFCCLYSPGRCCLDGFHCCPYGYDCDHTYTHCIRQGLRYPFIPKETPSSVPAALISTSKDRSSLQERTPMTALTAASSSNLEAGVIRCDYKFYCPAGSTCCKGSKGQWNCCPYPLGQCCSDGQHCCEYGYNCDATSKSCKRGYIQFPSRTQERAKTD; encoded by the exons ATGTTGAGAGTAACTCTCTGCTTGTTTGTGGGAGCGTTTGTGTGGCCGTTTGCGTCCTGCTCAATCACATGCCCTGATGGAAATGTGTGTTCAGAAACCTCCACCTGCTGTTTGACTCGGGATGGATATAGCTGCTGTCCATATCCAAAA gctgtgtgctgctctgactTGGCCCACTGCTGCCCTTCAGGATTTAGTTGTAACCTGTTGACCCAGCATTGTGAGAAAAAAGACCAGCCGTGGATGAACATACCCATGGTGAAGAAGGAGGCTGCAGAGGAACCAAACCCTCCTGCTCCATCTGTATCTCCACTTGAGGAGCTCAAAAACAATCAGAAGAGTTCAGTTGTCCACTGCGACAACTATTATGTCTGTCCCGATGGCACCACCTGCTGCAGACACCCAAAAGGCGGCTTTTTCTGTTGCTTATACTCTCCT GGCAGATGTTGTCTTGATGGCTTCCACTGCTGTCCATATGGCTACGACTGTGaccacacttacacacactgtATAAGACAAGGCCTGAGATATCCTTTCATCCCCAAAGAAACTCCATCTTCTGTTCCTGCAGCTCTCATTTCAACTTCAAAGGACAGAAGCAGCTTGCAAGAG CGGACACCAATGACAGCTCTAACAGCAGCCAGTAGCAGCAACCTTGAGGCTGGAGTCATTCGCTGTGATTACAAGTTTTACTGTCCAGCGGGGTCAACTTGCTGCAAAGGATCCAAAGGCCAGTGGAACTGCTGTCCCTACCCCCTG GGCCAGTGTTGCTCAGACGGTCAGCACTGCTGTGAGTATGGATATAACTGCGATGCCACTTCCAAGTCATGCAAAAGGGGGTACATTCAGTTCCCCTCAAGAACACAGGAACGTGCCAAAACAGACTGA